The Candidatus Lernaella stagnicola genomic interval CGGACGGCGCAGTTTCAAGCCGGAGCAACTCCGCGAGAATCTGTTGGCGCTGGCCGACACGTTGGTTCGTCTAAAACCGCCGACGAGCAAAGGTACGTACATGCGCAACGTATCAATCAGTTCAACAATGGGGCCGGGCGTCAGAGTCGACCCCAGCGACATACAAGCGGCGTTACGTTAAACGCCTTGCGAGGCGCGTTTGGTTCTTCGGACCGACGAACGCGCCGTGCTTAATTGTTCCTAGTGAGTCGCGGTCCGAACGGATGTCAAAGACAGTAGGTGCCTGAAATATAAAGGTTTAATTGGCCTCAAGCCATCCTACCGAGACACGCCGACAGCCACGGTCGATTGCTTCCATTGGCGATCGATCCTCCCTTTCCGGGAACCGTGGGCGGAGTGCCGGTGGCGCGAGGCCGTCGAGAACCGGAAAGGAAGGGGGGAATAAACAGCGTGGATCGCCAAGGCAAAGAAAAACTGGTCGTGCAGCTACGAGAGATGCTGGCTCAGGCCTCGTTGATGGTCATGGTGGATTATCGTGGCTTAACGGTCGGGCAGATGAACAAGTTGCGCCAGGGCCTGCGGAATTCCGAGGGCGCGTGCGAATTGGTCGTCGTCAAAAACACCCTGATGCGCAGGGCGATAGACGACACGGACTTCGTAGCGTGCTTGGAGTTCTTGACTGGTCCGAACGCGATTCTGCTTGGCTACGATGACCCGGTTAGCCCCGCCAAGGCTCTAGTCGACGCCGCGAA includes:
- the rplJ gene encoding 50S ribosomal protein L10; protein product: MDRQGKEKLVVQLREMLAQASLMVMVDYRGLTVGQMNKLRQGLRNSEGACELVVVKNTLMRRAIDDTDFVACLEFLTGPNAILLGYDDPVSPAKALVDAAKEMPALEIKGGVFSGKVIDEQQVRELAQMPSREESLAMLAGVLAAPMRNLASGLANIPRGLVNALSQLIDQKEKEAA